In Micromonospora inyonensis, the genomic window TGCGGGGACGGCTGGCCTCCCCGGTGACCCTGTGGACCGCGCCCGGACCGGCCGGGCTGACCGTCTCGTCGACCCTGGTCGCCGAGGGTGAGCCGGACCGGCTGCTCGGGCTGGTGGATCCGGAGGCCGACCTGTGGGCGGCGGTCGAGGAGTCCGGCCGGTTCGCGGTCGCCGTACTCGGCCCGGCGCATCGACAGCTCGCGGACCGGTTCGCGGGTCTCTTCCCGTCCCCCGGTGGCCTCTTCGCCCTGGACGAGTGGGTCGACACGCCGTACGGCCCGGTGCCGGCCGACGCCGGCGGCTGGGTGGGTTGCCGGCTGGACGGCAGCCGCGAGTGCGGTTGGGCGCTGCTGGTCGAGGCGACCGTCGAGGTGGTCGAACTGACCGAGCGGGCCGAGCCGCTGCTGCACCACCGGGGC contains:
- a CDS encoding flavin reductase family protein, producing the protein MASGEAHGTAGRVTMFHVNHQPGAEIHHVDPFATPAGERSPARRLRGRLASPVTLWTAPGPAGLTVSSTLVAEGEPDRLLGLVDPEADLWAAVEESGRFAVAVLGPAHRQLADRFAGLFPSPGGLFALDEWVDTPYGPVPADAGGWVGCRLDGSRECGWALLVEATVEVVELTERAEPLLHHRGRYRTLAD